The genome window ATGGTTATAATATGGATTTCAAAATTAAGTCGGATAAAAGTAACCTGAATGATCTTTTTACGGCTTTTCCGCCAAAATACATTACGTGGTTAAAAGATACAGAACTTAAGGGAAATGTTGATTTATTGCTTACTTTGAAAGGCAGATACATCGCTTCGCAAAATATTGGACCAGACTTGAATATGGACCTTAAAATAAAAGACGGATTTATAAATTATAAAAAAAGTGCTTTTCCGGTTTCAAATCTAAACATCGATGTTGCGACAAAAGTGCCGTCTTTGAATCCAGAACTTTTACAGCTGGACGCCAAAAACCTATCATTAAACATTGAGAAAAATTATCTTAAAACGAAGCTGAAAATGGACGGTCTGTCTGCGCCCGACATTGATTTGGTTTTGAATTCCAATATTGATCTGGAAAAATTAAACCAAGCACTCGGGATTCCGAATGTTGAGTTAAAAGGATTGTTAGTAAGTGATCTGAAAGCAAAAGGAAAGCTTGACCAGAAGCAAAGACTTTTTCCAAACGCCAGCGGTTCACTGAACTTGAAAAACGGATTTGTGAAAACACAATATTATCCAAATCCGATTACCAACATCAATGTGGTATCCAAAATAAACAATACGAAAGGAACTTACGACGGACTTTCGGTAGTGCTGGCTCCGGCTGGTTTTACGTTTGAAGGAGAACCTTTTTGGGTAAAAGCCGACATGAAAAACTTTGATGATTTGAATTATGACATCAAGGCCAAAGGGACTCTGAATATCAGTAAAATTTACAAGGTATTTTCGCAAAAAGGACTGGATGTGGATGGTTTTATCAAAGCCGATTTGGAACTGAAAGGGATTCAGAGCTATGCACAAAAAGGTGATTACAGTAAATTAAAGAATAAAGGAACTCTTGAACTTCGAAACATTAATGTTCAAACGGAATATCTGCCAAAATCATTGCTGATTAAAGAAGGAATTTTTAAATTTAATCAGGATAAAATGTCGTTTAATACATTCTTGGCTTCCTACGGTCAGTCTGATTTCAAGCTGAATGGCTATCTGCAGAATGTATTTAATTTTATGTCTTCCAAAAATGGGACTTTAAGAGGATCGTTTACGTTAAATTCAAAATACATCAATGTTGATGAGTTTATGTCGAGCACATCTACAACTACTACAATTGATAAAATTCCTGCCACTACAGAAAATAGTCCAAAACCTGCAACGCAGGAAACAGGAGTAATTATCATTCCGTCTAATCTGGATCTGCAGTTTTATGCCACAGCACACAAAATCAATTATCAGGGGCTTACTCTGCAGGATGGGAAAGGTGCCGTGAAAATGAAAAACGGAAAAATTGTGATGCAGAATACTGGTTTCAATTTAATTGGCTGTAATGTTACGATGAATGCTGCTTATCAGGCAATAACTCCTAAAAAAGCAGTCTTTGAATACCAGATCAAAGCCACTGATTTTGATATACACCGAGCATACAAGGAAGTAAAAATGTTCAAAGAAATGGCCAGCGCAGCCGAAAGTGCACAGGGAATTGTTTCATTGGATTACAAAATAAAAGGAAGACTGAACCAGCAGATGATGCCTGTTTATCCTTCGCTGATTGGCGGAGGCGTACTTTCGATAAAAGATGTGAAAGTAAAAGGGATGAAAATGTTCAATGCTGTGAGTAAAACCACAAATCATGAATCGATCAAAAACCCTGAACTGTCCAAGGTAGACATCAAATCCACGGTGAAAAACAATATAGTTACTATTGAGCGTTTCAAATTCAAATATGCTGGATTCAGACCCAGAATTGAAGGAACCTCAAGCCTTGACGGCAAACTGAATATCAAAATGCGTTTGGGATTACCGCCGTTTGGAATTTTTGGTATTCCGCTGACGGTTACCGGAACTCAGGACAAACCAAAAATAAAAATGGGCAGTCAGGGTCAGGACATTGAAGAGACGAAAGATGCAGAAGATAATTAATAGAAAGCAAAAGCAGTTGTTGAACACGGCATTCGCTTTTAAAAGTTTCTGACACGAATTACACTAATCTGCACGAATTAAAATTGCTGTTTAATTACACAAAATATTCGAAACAGTAAAAAGTTGTAAAACTTGATTTGAGATAAGAATTAGTGTAGATTAGTGTAATTCGTGTTTATCTTTTTTTTAATGCCAATGCCGTGTTTGTTGAAACTGATTCTATTATAAAATAACAAAGCTCCCAATCAGTTGGAAGCTTTGTTATTTTAGACATTCTATATACACCGGCGAATCAAAGAAATCTAAAATGGACATATTCTGATTATTTACATTGTCATAGGATTCAATTCGTGCGATTAATTGTTCGCAGCCCTTAAAATAAAATTGAATTTTAGGAAAAATATCACCTCGTACTGCAGTTGATTTAGTGCTTTTAAGATTGTCAAATTCCAGACCGTCTAGGATATTATTATTTGAATCCAGCACATAAAAAACATAGTTTATTTTAGAACTTTCTTCGTCATCATTTTGTTTAGTTGTAAAAATAAGTGTTTTTGAAGGTGTCTCTGACAGAACAAAATAGCCGTTTATTTCTTTAGAATTATTTAATTTATATGTTTTAAATTTAGTTGTTCCAATATGGATATAATTAAAGTCTTTAAATTTAATTCTGCTTTCTGCATCGGAGTTTGGCAGTTTGTAGAGTACTATCTTTTCAGTATTATCAATTCGAAAAAAGTTAGCTTTTATATTAATCTTCGATCCATCATTAGTAAGTATAAAATTCTCTGAAAAAGGCATAGAGAAAGCATTCATGCTAAGAAATAGCATTAAAAAGTGAAATTTTTGCATGTTGTAGATAAATTGTTTTTTGTTTTCAAAACTATACTAATACTATATATCGCTTGTTAATAAACAATAAATCTTACATTAAGAAAGTTTAAATAAATCATAAACAGAAAGATGAGGTTTTATGATTTTAAAGTCTGCTACATTTTGGGAAAAGGAGGCAAAAAAACAGCACAAACGGCATAGTAAGAACGCAATTTGTGCTGTTTGTTATTTTATTTGGAAGCTTCGGGCAGGTTGTGGTATATGTAATCTCCATGCACACCTGTGAATGCTAATTTTAACTGATCGAAAAAAGCCTTACTGTCAGCTTCTTTGGGCCATGTGGCTTTTACCAATTCGTCTTGTTTTAGATTTGATTTTTCAATATCTCCAAAAGAATCATAAAAGTAGGCTTCCATAAAATCCCTGCTGTCTGATCCCCAAGCGTGGCGAAACGGATAATAACCTTTGATAAACGGATCTTTCAGGGTGATTTTTTCATTGTATTCTTTCATGCCTTTTCCTTTGTTATTAAAAGACATTTGGGATTTTCGGATGTAAACAATCATGGGTTCTTTTGTGGCGGCTTTGAATTCTTTCACGCCAATGGTTTCAATAGAACTGTAAATTTCGTCTGAATGATAAGGAGAGTAATAACTTCTTTGTTTATCAAAAAAAGCAGTTCTGGCTTTCTCATCGGGCCAGGCTTTTTTGGCAAGATCATCTGAAATGGCTTCTGCTTTTTCTATATCGTCCCAGTTTTTGTAAACGCTGACTAGAATAATTTCGGTACTGTTTCCAGTGTAATAATGAGTTAGAATTTCAGAGCCGATTATTAAATCATTTTTGCTCGTTACTTTGTCAAAATACTCTTTTTCCGTCGCCTTCCAATCTTTAGGATCCGTATCTAAATTTCTGTGTAGGGTTGTCATTGTAATAAATACAGGCTTTGGGGAATCTTGTTTGGGGAGGTCCTGCGCATAACTGTTTATGCTTAGAAAGAATGTTAAAATTAACATTCCCAGCGAAAAAAAAAATCTCTTTTTCATAATAAACCAAAAATTAAATTATTAATTAACAAAAAACATATATAAATTTAGTAAATTGTTAATCAAGTAGTTATGTGTTTTTGATTTATTTTTTAGGAGAAAAAACAGGAATTGATTAAACCTCTTTGTTTAAAGGCAGTTCAGCCACTACAAAGGTACTGCCGCCTGCATATATGAAATCATTTTTTGCGGCATTATTCTTAGCGGTGGCATAAGCTTCTGATACAGAGCTGTATGTATTTCCTGTTAATTCAAACATTAGAGCTTTCTCTTTTAATATATCAGCATCCAAACCTCTTGGAATATTTGGCCGGCAAAAATAATAAGCAGCATTTTTTGGAAATAATGGCAGTACTTCGTCCAGTTCTTTATCATTGACAACTCCCAGGACAATATGAAGGTTTTCAAAAGTTTCTTTTTGTATTTGTTTCAAAACAATTTCGAGACCGTGTTTGTTGTGTGCTGTATCGCAGATCACTTTTGGATTTGCTCCCAATTGCTGCCATCTGCCAAGCAGGCCGGTGTTTTTTACGACATTCATCAAACCCAATTGTATGTTTTCGCCACTCACTTTAAAATTGGTTTGTTCGTTTAGGATTTTAAAAGTCTCTATAACCGTTTTTTTATTGTGCTGCTGATAATCGCCGATTAAATCAGAAGGAGGAGTTTCTGTAATCAAATCCGATGCAAAATAGATTTCGGCATTGTTTTCTTTGGCTTTTGCTGAAAAAACAGGCTGAGTTTCTGGAGTATATTCGCCTATAACTACTGGAATTTTAGGTTTGATAATTCCTGCTTTTTCACCTGCGATAGATTCCAGCGTATTGCCCAAAAACTGAACATGATCAATCCCGATATTGGTTATTACCGAAACTAGGGGAGTGATAATGTTTGTAGCATCCAGTCTTCCGCCCAATCCCACTTCAATAACAGCAATATCTACATTTTCTTTTACAAAATAATCAAAAGCCAATCCAACGGTCATTTCAAAGAAACTCATATCATTGGCTTCAAAAAAAGATTTATGATGCGCTATGAATTCACAGACAAAATCCTCAGAGATTTCGGCACCATTGATCTTGATGCGCTCCCGAAAATCAATTAAATGCGGGGAAGTGTACAATCCAACTTTATAGCCCGCTTCCTGCAGTATAGAAGAAAGCATATGCGAAGTAGAACCTTTGCCGTTTGTGCCGGCAACGTGCAGACATTTTAGCTTTTTATGCGGACTGTCAAGATGGTCTGCCAGCAAATGGATGTTGGTTAAGTCTTTTTTATAAGCCGATGCTCCCTGCAATTGATACATTGGGAGCTGATTAAACATCCAGTTTGTGGTTTCTTGATAGTTCATTAATTTTTGATAAAATAGTTGTAAATTGAAATAATTTTCCCTTTTTTTAGTTTAATATTACAGTGAAAAATAGTTTTTACAAAATTGAAATATTTTTTAGAATTAACGATTATAAACCCAGAATAAAATATGTTTAGTTTAATACAATTACAAGCTGATACCCTTGCTGCCGCTTCTAGTGCTGTTGTCGAAAAAATTGCGCCAACTACCGAAATTTCTGTTT of Flavobacterium marginilacus contains these proteins:
- a CDS encoding bifunctional folylpolyglutamate synthase/dihydrofolate synthase, with translation MNYQETTNWMFNQLPMYQLQGASAYKKDLTNIHLLADHLDSPHKKLKCLHVAGTNGKGSTSHMLSSILQEAGYKVGLYTSPHLIDFRERIKINGAEISEDFVCEFIAHHKSFFEANDMSFFEMTVGLAFDYFVKENVDIAVIEVGLGGRLDATNIITPLVSVITNIGIDHVQFLGNTLESIAGEKAGIIKPKIPVVIGEYTPETQPVFSAKAKENNAEIYFASDLITETPPSDLIGDYQQHNKKTVIETFKILNEQTNFKVSGENIQLGLMNVVKNTGLLGRWQQLGANPKVICDTAHNKHGLEIVLKQIQKETFENLHIVLGVVNDKELDEVLPLFPKNAAYYFCRPNIPRGLDADILKEKALMFELTGNTYSSVSEAYATAKNNAAKNDFIYAGGSTFVVAELPLNKEV
- a CDS encoding AsmA-like C-terminal region-containing protein, whose translation is MAATNYKILFFKILKYTGITFSVLLALMFITPLIFADKIREQVKKTANEKLNGELNYNEANVSFFRHFPSLTLSLTDFKLNGSAPFQNERLIAADEVAFGINLGSLVFGKTIKIDQIFLSNSLINVKVNEKGEANYNVYIAEKEKEKEPEEASDTGLKLEAIEINNSKLVYDDQSTKFHIDAFGFDYLGNGDFSQAIFALHSKVKIGKLNVIYQKEPYLMNKKVDGDLITKINTSSLSFVFEQNDLFINKLLVDFTGKFDFLKDGYNMDFKIKSDKSNLNDLFTAFPPKYITWLKDTELKGNVDLLLTLKGRYIASQNIGPDLNMDLKIKDGFINYKKSAFPVSNLNIDVATKVPSLNPELLQLDAKNLSLNIEKNYLKTKLKMDGLSAPDIDLVLNSNIDLEKLNQALGIPNVELKGLLVSDLKAKGKLDQKQRLFPNASGSLNLKNGFVKTQYYPNPITNINVVSKINNTKGTYDGLSVVLAPAGFTFEGEPFWVKADMKNFDDLNYDIKAKGTLNISKIYKVFSQKGLDVDGFIKADLELKGIQSYAQKGDYSKLKNKGTLELRNINVQTEYLPKSLLIKEGIFKFNQDKMSFNTFLASYGQSDFKLNGYLQNVFNFMSSKNGTLRGSFTLNSKYINVDEFMSSTSTTTTIDKIPATTENSPKPATQETGVIIIPSNLDLQFYATAHKINYQGLTLQDGKGAVKMKNGKIVMQNTGFNLIGCNVTMNAAYQAITPKKAVFEYQIKATDFDIHRAYKEVKMFKEMASAAESAQGIVSLDYKIKGRLNQQMMPVYPSLIGGGVLSIKDVKVKGMKMFNAVSKTTNHESIKNPELSKVDIKSTVKNNIVTIERFKFKYAGFRPRIEGTSSLDGKLNIKMRLGLPPFGIFGIPLTVTGTQDKPKIKMGSQGQDIEETKDAEDN